In Candidatus Stygibacter australis, the genomic window AGTCACGGGGGATAGAGTTATAATTGGTTTATTATTGTCATAAACCAGATGCTGTAACGTTTCTCGTGCATCATTCAGATCATTTTCGTGAAAAGGCATTTCGGGTAAAAAATCCTGCTTTTCATCAATGCCCAGAGGTGTTAACAACTTCAGCTTGGCAATTGCCGCATAAATTTCTACTGGCGGGGAAGAGATAAGATCGCTGTAACCAAAATTTCGTCTTTTGCTTTTAATGCTGATTTTTCGGAGACTTCTGATGATCAGACTCATAATATGACTGCGGGGATTATTCTGGAAATCTATTAACAGGTCATATTTTTTCTGTCTCAATGAAAATAGAAATCGGATATAACCTGATCGGCTAAGATTTCTGGGATAAATTATCAATTTATCAATATTAGGATTATATTTTAAAGCGTCATAAGCATAATCACTCACCAGAAAACTGATCTCAGCATCTGGGAATTTATGGTATAATGCTCTTATGGCGGGAGTGCACATCAGCACATCTCCGATTGCCATTAATTGGATGAGGATAATTTTTTCAGACTTCTGCTTTTTCATTCTTCTGATAGAGTTCCCAGAGCTTGGCATATTTCATAAATACGGCTAAACCACCAAAGGTGCACATTATGATCCCGGCAAGACCATCCCGGAACCCGGCATTTAAAAGGTAAAACCTCCAGAATTTTATAGCTGGTTGAAATAAAAGGTTCCACCAGTGCACTTTTACTTTATTATCATATAGATCCTGAGCTGCCCATTCTGCATAACGGATCATTTTCTGCCAGTTCTGACTGAAATTGCGGATTGGATCATGGTAAACGTAAACGTCGCTGATAAATATCGAAGGTTCGGGGGGGATCAGACGTCCATGCACTCTGCTTTTCGTAAATGTTTTATAGATCTCTCTACGGTAAAATCTTTTAGTGCGATATCCCGTATAAACGTCATGCTTAAGCAATTTGCCAAATAATATGGTCTTCATTCTGAATTTATAGCAATATCCTGAGATGGTTTCCTGACTCAGTATTTTTTCTATTCTTTTTTGCAGTTTTGGAGTACAACGCTCATCAGAATCAAGCTGAAATATCCATTCATATTTTGCCTGAGGCAATGCCCATGCTTTCTGTTTTACGCTATTTATATACTCATGCTGGATTATTCTGGTATTCTCAAATTCATTTACAATTTCAAGGGTTTTATCAGTAGAATAGCCATCTACTACTAATACTTCGTCGCACCACCGCAAAGACTCCAGGCACTCCCGGATTACAGCCTCTGAGTTTTGACAGGGGACAAATCCACTAACTTTTTGACGATACATTTATTGTCACTCCCAGAATATTTTTTCGTATTTCTTGCTTATTACTTCTGAGCTAAAATTATTTATTATATATTCCCGATTCTCTTGTGCTTTTCTCTCTTTTTCTAATTGTGATAAATTTGTCCATTTTATTATACTATCAATCAATTCTTCCTCTGATCCGTAGCCCCAATTTCTCCAATAATTCTTGATTAATGAGTTATGCCACATATTATAAAATCCTTCTAAACCACATAACATTCCCTCAGCAAATGCATAATGGAAAGATTCTGTGTGACTATAACTCATAATTATATCATGATTCTGTAAAAAGCTTACCACGTTTGATCTGTCATCAACCAGAGAATCAACACACTGTCTTTCGATTATTGAAATATTTTCCACAAGTCCTAAAGCTATTATTTGATCCTTGATCTCTTTAAGATGTCTTATAGATGTATCTTGTTTCGTTATCATGCCCATAATAGTAAGATGAAAGTCAGGATCCCTTTTTACTAATTTGCCAAACATATTGATTAATTGATCATAGCCTTTTATTGGATCGAAACCAAAACCATAGGCGCAGATAGATTTCCCATACAAATGGGGAAGAGAAGGAAATGAATCTATATCAATTGCATTAGGTATTGTTATTGCATTCACTTCCGAACTTATTTTTTCTTTAAACTCGTTTTCAAAGTGCTCATTAACAAATACCAGTTTATTCACATTCCCCCAGGTAATTTTATTCATATATTTTGAAAGAATTTCATATCTATGTAAGCGAATGATCAGTTTCTTATTTTTCCATCTCTTTTTCGAGACTGTTAATGCAAATTTATTTGCCCATTCAACCCAAATAACCCTGCCCCTTACTAAAAAATGCCAATACTCTAATTTATGGTTCAGATATAGATACTGAATTCGGTATTTCTTCTCCAGCTCTTTCAGAATCGGTTGAGCAAAGTGATCGTAATCCTTTCGGCAAACAAAAGTTATATCATAAATGTTATTTAACTTTATTAATTTCATTCAAATTCTTCCTCAATTTAGATCTGAGATCATTGTTTCCCATCCACCACTAATACGTCATCACACAATTTAATTGATTCCAGACAATCCCGGATAACAGCTTCTGAATTCCGGCAGAGTACAAACCCGCTTACTTTATGACGTGCCATCCTGTTTCTTTTCCTTTAAATCATGATATAGTGCTATCACTTCTTCCACCTGCTGATTTATCTTTTTAAGTAATACAGGACGCTTCTCAGAAATATTTGTAAGGTATTGAGGCATTTTTTCCCTGATCATCTCGGGAGTCATTTCCTCTAATGTGTCAAAGGTGAATCCTACTTCGTATTTATTGATATAGTCTGCCATGGGTTCAAAAGAATTAAGCGTGATTGCGGGTATTCCAGCAAAAATGTAATCATTCAATTTATTCTGAAAGACGTGCAATAAAGTGTACATTCTGGTTTTATCAGGCATATAGGGATTATTAATAGCAATCCCGGCATCATAGATATTGATTTTTTTCATCATGTCTTCATAGCTCAATTGATCATGCAAATGCACATTAGCAATTTCTCGATAATCATGATATTCTTTGCTGCGGGTGGGATACACATGGATATGAAATCCCCGCTCGGATAATACCCTGAATGATTTCAGCATACATTTATGATGAGTATCATCAGAATTAATGTGACCAACCCACACTAAATGGATATTACCGTCTTGACATGAAAGTTTTTCCTCAGATGAAGCAATTTCTTTGATTACATTCTGTGAGGTGAGATTTGGTAATACTATATGTGGTGCTCTTATGTTATATAGCTCAAAGGATTTTTTCTGATAGTGTTCAGTTACAAACACTACTCCATCAGCATTTTCCAGACAATATTGTTCCCAGTATTTCTTTTTTCGGTTGAATTTGGTTTTCTGGATACTCATCAGATCATGCTGATCATAGACAACTGGTATCTTGAGACCATAATTCAGCACTTGAAAACCCAGCCTGTCAGGATAATTATGATAATGAATAACTTCTATCCGATTATCTTTAATAAATTGCAGCAGCTTCTTCTTGAAAAATCTCTGACGTTTCTTTAAGGTCAAAATCGATTTGAATATAGAAAAGTCAGCATCTTTTGCTATCGTCGCTCCGCGTTTTCGATAACACATATACAGCTCAATACCTAAAGCATTCAAAGCCTGAGCCTCTTTTAAAAACCGATGACATGGCATTGATTCTATCACAAATAATACTCGCATATTCTTCCCTTCCTCATCACTAATATTTTTTGCTTGATGA contains:
- a CDS encoding glycosyltransferase; amino-acid sequence: MKLIKLNNIYDITFVCRKDYDHFAQPILKELEKKYRIQYLYLNHKLEYWHFLVRGRVIWVEWANKFALTVSKKRWKNKKLIIRLHRYEILSKYMNKITWGNVNKLVFVNEHFENEFKEKISSEVNAITIPNAIDIDSFPSLPHLYGKSICAYGFGFDPIKGYDQLINMFGKLVKRDPDFHLTIMGMITKQDTSIRHLKEIKDQIIALGLVENISIIERQCVDSLVDDRSNVVSFLQNHDIIMSYSHTESFHYAFAEGMLCGLEGFYNMWHNSLIKNYWRNWGYGSEEELIDSIIKWTNLSQLEKERKAQENREYIINNFSSEVISKKYEKIFWE
- a CDS encoding glycosyltransferase family 9 protein; the encoded protein is MKKQKSEKIILIQLMAIGDVLMCTPAIRALYHKFPDAEISFLVSDYAYDALKYNPNIDKLIIYPRNLSRSGYIRFLFSLRQKKYDLLIDFQNNPRSHIMSLIIRSLRKISIKSKRRNFGYSDLISSPPVEIYAAIAKLKLLTPLGIDEKQDFLPEMPFHENDLNDARETLQHLVYDNNKPIITLSPVTKRLYKMWNTDNYARLCDHLIKEHDAQLVFTWGPGEKEVIDEIISKMKETAPDLDYKIKGLLHLTALFSLADLHIGNDNGPRHFAISCGTPTICIFGHIKETHWTPPDSKIHLIISPQDRSEKPVIPRINSIIFSDVLAACDLLLQKINKN
- a CDS encoding glycosyltransferase family 2 protein, translated to MYRQKVSGFVPCQNSEAVIRECLESLRWCDEVLVVDGYSTDKTLEIVNEFENTRIIQHEYINSVKQKAWALPQAKYEWIFQLDSDERCTPKLQKRIEKILSQETISGYCYKFRMKTILFGKLLKHDVYTGYRTKRFYRREIYKTFTKSRVHGRLIPPEPSIFISDVYVYHDPIRNFSQNWQKMIRYAEWAAQDLYDNKVKVHWWNLLFQPAIKFWRFYLLNAGFRDGLAGIIMCTFGGLAVFMKYAKLWELYQKNEKAEV
- a CDS encoding glycosyltransferase, which encodes MRVLFVIESMPCHRFLKEAQALNALGIELYMCYRKRGATIAKDADFSIFKSILTLKKRQRFFKKKLLQFIKDNRIEVIHYHNYPDRLGFQVLNYGLKIPVVYDQHDLMSIQKTKFNRKKKYWEQYCLENADGVVFVTEHYQKKSFELYNIRAPHIVLPNLTSQNVIKEIASSEEKLSCQDGNIHLVWVGHINSDDTHHKCMLKSFRVLSERGFHIHVYPTRSKEYHDYREIANVHLHDQLSYEDMMKKINIYDAGIAINNPYMPDKTRMYTLLHVFQNKLNDYIFAGIPAITLNSFEPMADYINKYEVGFTFDTLEEMTPEMIREKMPQYLTNISEKRPVLLKKINQQVEEVIALYHDLKEKKQDGTS